A single window of Sphaerodactylus townsendi isolate TG3544 linkage group LG03, MPM_Stown_v2.3, whole genome shotgun sequence DNA harbors:
- the LOC125430165 gene encoding zinc finger protein OZF-like, which produces MASAELAQETKASEAEDAEREKTLDLLVPGQASPLSNDQDDCAAATGSENEEENPVVLASLSRGFRRSVSSDIMDREAHEKKRKSYFGERHTSPSSYIEILGGAQGSAIHQKPGPYNKEHGKILRAQSSNLISQQRLHMSKKLHRCSDCGRDFGIFANLIRHQRTHIGGKPHKCPDCGKGFGHSSALITHQRIHTGEKPYVCNECGKSFNVVSNLLRHQRSHTGEKPYQCPDCGRCCSQRSHLITHRRLHTGERPYQCPECGKSFNVSSDLIKHQRIHTGEKPYECRYCGKRFSGSSNLITHQRLHTGEKPYVCPECGKSFIISSKLIAHQRIHGVEKLFDCTDCGKSLTKRSHLARQQPSPYHREKRFKCGDCGKSFTTSSYLITHQRTHTGETPYICGDCGKSFTVISNLARHQRIHRGEKPYKCPDCGKSYSQRAHLTTHLRVHTGEKPYVCTECGKSFNVNSSLTKHRRIHTGEKPYMCPDCGKSFSQSSNVITHRKLHHGDSLLGDPIRVVQIQ; this is translated from the exons ATGGCTTCAGCAGAGCTGGCTCAG GAGACAAAAGCGTCTGAGGCGGAGGATGCAGAAAGGGAGAAAACATTGGATTTGCTTGTTCCTGGGCAAGCATCTCCCCTCAGTAATGACCAAGATGACTGCGCAGCAGCCACAG GgagtgaaaatgaagaagagaatcCAGTTGTTTTGGCATCTTTGTCAAGAGGCTTCAGAAGGAGTGTATCCTCAGACATTATGGACAGAGAAGCTcatgagaagaagaggaaaagctATTTTGGAGAAAGACATACTAGCCCCTCTTCCTACATTGAAATCCTGGGGGGTGCTCAAGGCTCTGCAATCCACCAAAAACCTGGCCCCTATAACAAGGAGCATGGAAAAATCCTTAGAGCCCAATCCTCCAACCTCATCAGCCAACAGAGACTTCATATGAGCAAAAAGCTCCACCGGTGTTCTGACTGTGGGAGAGACTTTGGTATCTTCGCAAATCTCATCCGCCACCAAAGGACCCACATTGGAGGAAAACCCCACAAATGTCCTGATTGTGGGAAAGGATTTGGCCACAGCTCAGCCCTCATCACTCACCAGCGcattcacacaggggaaaagccATACGTGTGCAATgagtgtgggaaaagtttcaATGTGGTATCCAACCTTCTGCGTCACCAAAGGagtcacacaggagagaagccttaCCAATGCCCCGACTGTGGGCGCTGCTGCAGCCAAAGGTCTCACCTGATCACTCACCGGCGTCTCCACACAGGGGAGAGGCCTTACCAGTGCccagagtgtgggaaaagcttcaacgTTAGCTCCGACCTGATCAaacatcagagaatccacacaggtgaGAAGCCCTACGAGTGCCGTTATTGCGGGAAGCGCTTCAGCGGCAGCTCCAACCTCATCACGCACCAGCGGCTCCACACTGGCGAGAAACCCTACGTCTGCCCTGAGTGTGGCAAAAGCTTCATTATCAGCTCCAAGCTGATTGCACACCAGCGAATCCACGGGGTGGAAAAGTTATTTGATTGCACAGACTGTGGGAAGAGCCTTACCAAAAGGTCCCACCTGGCCAGGCAGCAGCCGAGCCCATACCATCGGGAGAAACGCTTCAAGTGCGGTGACTGTGGGAAGAGTTTTACCACCAGTTCCTATCTCATCACCCACCAGCGTACTCATACTGGGGAGACTCCCTACATCTGTGGggactgtgggaaaagcttcacagTCATCTCCAACCTGGCCAGGCACCAGAGGATCCACAGGGGTGAGAAGCCCTATAAATGCCCAGACTGTGGTAAAAGCTACAGCCAGCGGGCCCACCTGACAACACACCTGAgagtccacactggggagaagccctATGTCTGCAccgagtgtggaaaaagcttcaatgTCAATTCATCTCTCACTAAGCACCGGAGAATTCACACCGGTGAAAAGCCCTACATGTGCCCTGACTGTGGAAAATCTTTCAGTCAGAGCTCCAATGTCATCACTCATCGAAAGCTCCACCATGGAGATAGCCTCCTTGGTGACCCCATTAGGGTTGTTCAGATCCAATAG